In one window of Prosthecobacter fusiformis DNA:
- a CDS encoding chemotaxis protein CheW yields MTKTVLAFSMGDVRLGLDASAVVEVIPTVKLVTPPEMPPLLRGFIAINGGMIPVIHLEKLLNGAGTVTAEMKLSDRLVIAKLGGVEVSWVASAAMEPISYRTRDTVPLPEDHVLNNCAERVLPLTPPLILLEPDRILLMGETLRLEQLRQRAEDRERLLMVETSDETL; encoded by the coding sequence ATGACTAAAACCGTTCTCGCTTTTTCGATGGGGGATGTCCGTCTGGGATTGGATGCGAGTGCAGTGGTGGAAGTGATCCCCACGGTCAAACTGGTGACTCCACCGGAAATGCCTCCCTTATTGCGCGGGTTCATCGCCATCAATGGTGGCATGATCCCCGTGATCCATCTGGAAAAATTGCTGAATGGCGCAGGCACTGTGACTGCAGAAATGAAACTCAGTGACCGGCTGGTAATCGCCAAGCTGGGAGGAGTGGAGGTAAGTTGGGTGGCCAGTGCGGCCATGGAGCCAATATCTTACCGGACACGCGATACGGTGCCGCTGCCAGAGGACCATGTGCTGAACAACTGCGCTGAGCGTGTACTGCCGCTAACGCCGCCGTTGATCCTGCTGGAACCCGACCGAATTTTGCTCATGGGAGAGACTCTCCGCCTCGAACAACTGCGACAGCGGGCAGAGGATCGGGAACGGTTGCTGATGGTTGAAACTTCCGATGAGACGCTGTGA
- a CDS encoding thiol-disulfide oxidoreductase DCC family protein, translating to MSDVTSPPSHLLLFDGVCNLCDSSVQFVLKHDRKGIIHFASIQSEVGSRLYRQHGLDPEHPHSMLFISPKGVFKESDAALEIAGHLGGLWSLLKIFKFIPRALRDQAYLFVASNRYRWFGQKDACALPRPEWRHRFLS from the coding sequence ATGTCAGACGTCACCAGCCCCCCTTCCCATCTGCTGCTCTTTGATGGCGTCTGCAATCTATGCGACAGCTCCGTCCAGTTTGTTCTGAAACACGACCGCAAGGGAATCATCCATTTTGCCTCCATCCAGTCTGAAGTTGGCAGCAGACTCTATCGCCAGCATGGCCTAGACCCAGAGCACCCACACAGCATGCTTTTCATCAGTCCCAAGGGGGTATTCAAGGAAAGTGATGCGGCCCTGGAGATCGCCGGCCACCTCGGTGGCTTGTGGTCGCTGCTGAAGATCTTTAAATTCATCCCACGGGCATTGAGGGACCAAGCTTATCTCTTTGTCGCCAGCAACCGCTACCGGTGGTTTGGTCAAAAGGATGCCTGCGCTCTACCCCGCCCAGAATGGAGACACCGCTTTTTGAGTTGA
- a CDS encoding DUF4159 domain-containing protein, translating to MKLLPALFVLGILGYSLADEDVSPTNFGIKDGSVPEDPREAGRGGQFMDFPTWPVSKELPNDVFTFARLRYNSESHGWGRRGGGKWTTDYPDADLNFSYRLQQLTSLQVSPKGAIVDIEAEQMRHYPFIYMIEPGHISLTDVDAKVMRDYMLNGGFIMVDDFWGEEEWDTFYIALKQIFPDREPEELPLEHEIFHMVFPLKVKPQIPSVGHAMAGRSEGITAERFDAETPHYRAIFDDKKRIVMMICHNTDLGDGWEEEGTDPWYFREFSEKYAYPLGINIVFYALTH from the coding sequence ATGAAACTCCTGCCTGCCCTTTTCGTTCTTGGTATCCTTGGGTATAGCCTGGCGGACGAAGACGTCTCGCCGACCAACTTTGGAATCAAGGATGGCTCCGTGCCGGAAGACCCGCGCGAAGCAGGCCGGGGAGGCCAGTTCATGGACTTCCCCACCTGGCCAGTCAGCAAAGAGCTGCCGAATGACGTCTTCACCTTCGCCCGGCTGAGGTATAACTCAGAGAGCCATGGCTGGGGCAGGCGGGGTGGCGGCAAATGGACCACGGATTATCCGGATGCGGACCTGAACTTCAGCTATCGCCTCCAGCAACTCACCTCTCTACAGGTGAGTCCGAAAGGGGCGATCGTGGATATCGAGGCCGAGCAGATGCGGCATTACCCGTTCATCTACATGATCGAGCCGGGGCACATCAGCCTAACAGATGTGGATGCAAAGGTAATGCGTGATTACATGCTCAACGGCGGGTTCATCATGGTGGATGACTTCTGGGGAGAGGAGGAGTGGGATACCTTCTATATCGCCCTGAAACAGATCTTCCCTGACCGTGAACCTGAAGAACTGCCCCTGGAGCATGAGATCTTTCACATGGTCTTCCCTTTGAAAGTGAAGCCACAGATCCCTAGTGTGGGCCATGCCATGGCAGGCAGGTCAGAGGGGATCACCGCAGAGAGGTTCGATGCAGAGACCCCGCACTACCGGGCTATCTTCGATGACAAGAAGCGCATCGTCATGATGATCTGCCACAACACCGACCTGGGGGATGGCTGGGAGGAAGAGGGTACCGACCCGTGGTACTTCCGGGAGTTCTCCGAGAAGTATGCGTATCCGCTCGGCATCAACATTGTCTTCTATGCGCTGACGCATTGA